A region of the Methanobacterium sp. genome:
GGGTTTCTTTACTTCCCATGCCTCCAGTTGTGCATAGCAGCATGGCTTTTTTGCCATGATATTCTGGTCGATGGCAGAGGTATGCTAATCTGTCAATATAGTTTTTTAGGAGTGCACTGACTGTCAATACGTATACTGGGGATCCTATCACTAGGCCGTCAGCTTCAAGCATTTTTTCTTGTATGATTTCACGGTCATCTTTTAATGGGCAGAATTCAATTCCATTGGGCACACAGTTAAAGCATCCTCTGCAGGGTTCAAGATTAGCATCTTTGAGGAAAAGGTATTCGAATTTGTAGTTTCCTTTCTTTTTCATTTCTTTTTCTAGTTGACGAGCGGCTTGGTAAGTGTTTCCCTTTTTTCGGGGGCTTCCTATTATGGTTAAAATTTTCATATTCTCAACTTTTGGCCTTTTTTTTTTTATTTGTTTTTGATTTTAATGAGTTTTAGGAAGAATTCATTGTGGTCGGCCATTTTATCCAGGGCCAGTTCCATGAATGAATCGAAGTCTTCATCGTACCTGAGGATGTAGTATTCAAAGAACAGGTAGATAGCGAATGAGAAATATTCTTGGGCTAGTATTTTTGGGTTTAAGGGTTTGATCATCTTTTGGTCTATCATCATCTGGAAAGTTTCCTCCCAGATTTTCAGTGGGGTTTCTAAAAGTTCTTTTTTGAAAAATTCTCTTATTTTTTCGTTGCGATATGTTTCAATGGATACTAGACGCCATATTTTCTCCATTTTAGGGGTGCTTATTTGTTCAAGGTACATTCGGGTTCCTTGTTGTAAATAAATTTCAGGGTCTTCAGGGTACGGTTCCATTACTTGTGTTCCCTTTTCCTCAGAAATCTCACCGCCATGGAGTTCTAACATGAAATATTCCATTATAGCATCTAAAATGGCTTCTTTATTTTTATAATGATTGTAAATCGAACTTTCACGTATTCCCACTTCTCGAGCTATTTCTCTCACAGAAACAGCGTTGAAACCCTTCTCTGAGAATAGATCAAGGGCCACATCAAAGATTTTTTCTTTAGTTGTTTTCGATTTTTCATCAGTTTTTTTACTATTCATGGCAGTGCACCGATTTTTAACTAACGTTCGGTAATAGTCCACTAGGCTAACTTAATTTTTAAATTGTACATTTGTGTACATTAAAAGTGGGTTTTTAACTAACGTTCGTTCGCTAGATAAAAGTATACTATCATTGTTTATAAAACTAACGTTCGTTCGCTAATATATTACTGAAACATAACCTACGTATTATATATGATTTGTAATTTAATTAGTATTACAATGGAGGTTACAAATATGACCAGAATAGCAATGACAATACCCCAAAAGCTTTTAAATGACTTCGATGAATGTTTAAAGAAGAATGGGTTTACATCTAGAACTAATGGAATACATGAAGCAATGTATGAATATATGGAGCGACTTAAATAGGTTTTCCAACATTTTTTTATTTCACTAGTGATAAGGCCAGTTGGTTCAGACACTTTCTCTGTAGACTCTAGAATTATTTTACTACGAACACAACAACCAATCATATCTTGCAAGCTTTTTATCATTTCCTTCATGGATGGATCAGTTTATTTACTTATATGTCGATAGATGGATATGTAGATGGATGAATAGAAGGATAATTCAATACAATTCGGCACGAAGGACTTCATTAACGGTATCTTTCAGTGATCTTAAATAACTATCGTTGAATGCATTTCTTATTCCATTATTTGATGAAACAATTTCATTATGCGCTGTATTACAATTGATGTATCTATTATCATGTCTGTCACAGAAATTTGGATCATCTGCGAAACAT
Encoded here:
- a CDS encoding flavodoxin family protein yields the protein MKILTIIGSPRKKGNTYQAARQLEKEMKKKGNYKFEYLFLKDANLEPCRGCFNCVPNGIEFCPLKDDREIIQEKMLEADGLVIGSPVYVLTVSALLKNYIDRLAYLCHRPEYHGKKAMLLCTTGGMGSKETLNYMETVVESWGYKVAGKCDLTKAPWPPTNGLNKKNTKNLEKSAHEFDKSLKTPNKKMQSVGLKDYMGFRIVQTISQNANEYLPADYNFYSGKEYYYPVQIG
- a CDS encoding TetR/AcrR family transcriptional regulator, which encodes MNSKKTDEKSKTTKEKIFDVALDLFSEKGFNAVSVREIAREVGIRESSIYNHYKNKEAILDAIMEYFMLELHGGEISEEKGTQVMEPYPEDPEIYLQQGTRMYLEQISTPKMEKIWRLVSIETYRNEKIREFFKKELLETPLKIWEETFQMMIDQKMIKPLNPKILAQEYFSFAIYLFFEYYILRYDEDFDSFMELALDKMADHNEFFLKLIKIKNK